The Pyrenophora tritici-repentis strain M4 chromosome 9, whole genome shotgun sequence sequence tgggcgggcaatcgcgtcgggcaggtataccagcgcgtcggcggcggagcgttgtttcggctacgttgtagactactgcaacagtacgggtaccttggatctggtgcgcattaatagatgagatagcaagctgaatatctgcttcatttgatagtaattgagtagcgctgcgttgagccattgtagattaagatcagtaaggtgagtaaagttggtggggtgcgccgctcgcccgtgtgcgccgctcgcccatggatcatgttacAGATAGTTTCCATGAAACATTTTCTCCCTGTCAGCGCTCTATCTAAGGTTCTCATATCCATCCATCATAGTGGTTCAAGGTAGTGCCAAGACCGCCATCGTTTGCCCCAGACGCCACCATAAACGAGGATCATGTATGTCGTAATGATGTACAAAGCAAAGTCATACTACCAGGCTATCGTGATCTTGGGGGAATATTCTTCATCATGTCGTTTCGTGCTTTTGGTGACCGAAAGAAAGGTCGTGAGGTAAGAGACCCACTGAACGCCCGCGCGAAACACCCCAAACGCTCACTATGCTATACACCCAAAGGAAAGAAACACACTCCGTGATTTTGTGTTTTATAGCGCGTGATGTCGTGTCGAGATGGTATTCTGAGACGCACGCAGATGAGAAAGAATTCATGTTGCAAGGCTCCATGATCGGACGGCGCCTCATACCTCACCAGCGACCCGTTTTGTTATCAGTCGGTGACCCGAAGGATGGAGAGGTGATGGCTCAACCTGCTCCACATGCTCCTCAAGGAAGACATTATTGAGCAGTACGGCAGACATGGTGCCCCCTTGGGCCGGCTTCAGTTGACCGCGTGATACCTTCTTGCGCCGATTCTCGCGTTCGTTGACGACATCTCTTAGGATCTTGACGGCACCAGTCCAGCCAATCTGGTTGGCCGTCGCACGATGGTTGAAGAGACGCTCTATGAGCGGGAGCGGCAGCGACAAAAGGATGGTGGAAAGCACAACAGTCGCATGGCTTGGTTGCAACTCATCCTCAGGGGGCGCATCACCGAAACGGATCTTACTCAACCGTGGATTGTGCGTAGATTGTCGGGGCTCGACTAGCGGCGGCAGACGCGGGGTTTCTTTGAACTCAGGCGCGATCGAGTACAACTTGAAGTCGACTGGGAAGGTGAAGGCAATGAACTCGAGAGCATAGTTGAGCAGCATCGCGACGAATGGATCCTCGGTATCCTGGCTGTCAGCCCTTGAGCGTGACCCAAGATTGGCTTGTAGCGCATACTGCAACACCTGGTCGACGGTGTCCCAACGAAGAAGCATCCTGGCAATTTCGATACCACGTGCCTGCATGCTAGGCATCTGAAGGGTCCTAGCCGCCGCGATGTAGCTCAATACTTGTCGCATGCGCCTGCCAGCATCGTTTGATGGAGACACTTGGTCGGCCTCATACATGTAAGGAGTGAGCCCGTACAAGAAGGTTGGCGCCGATATGAGCGGAGCTCCGTAAAGTACCTTGACAGCTTCTTCCAGGGACTCTCGCGAGGCAAAAGGATCCAATGCAAGAACATCAACCAGGCGGCGCGCATCCCTGCTGCGATGACTGGGAGCCGGACTACGACGGATAGCGTCGGCTATGACTGGACTGCGTACGACGACAATGCCATGTACTGGCATCGATACCAGAATGGATTCTGGCGAACGTATCTGCAGAATGAAGTCGGCAAATTCGGGGTTGCCAAACTGCGTAGACAGGTAGCTCGCCAGCTCGAAAGGTGACTGTTCCAGATGCTCAGCTGGGGGTGCACTGCCGTTCTGATATGACACAGCATGCTGATCCTCACCATGCTCCGAGCTTGGCATTACTTCGCCGAAGTGGGCCTTGCTCGGTGACTGCGAGTGAGAGGTAATGGCCCCATTTGCGGCGAAAGCTGCCTCTTCCGGGGAAAAGTGACCGTTGTAGGGGTTCGGGTAGGCATTGGGAGCTCCAAACTGCGAAGGTCGGTATTCAACGCCGTTCTCATAGGCTGTATCAGGTGGTGCAACAGTATGCGGGGGTAGTTGCCAGGGTGCTCCTGCCTCTGACACATGCTGAACCGGACCAGCGAAGAAGGGCGCCAACTGTGGAGGACCAAAGCCGGGCGGAGGACGAGCCAAGGAATGCTGCCCGTTTGTATCCAGCTCGGGCTCCTGGGGTGTAATGGGAATCGTGGGTGACACATTCGCGCTCTGGAAAACGACAGCACCTGCACTGAGCTGATGCCGATGCAACGGGCTATGCGTTCGCCCGTTGACATCTGCCGGTGGCGTCCTGTTCGAAGGATAGAAGGGCGGCGGCAGGTGCGAGGGTATGGTTAGCTTGCGGTGTACGCCATTCACGGCTGGCTTTGGTGTTGCTTGAGATTCCGTCGTCGTAGTGGGCGCGTGTTCAACATGGCCGTTGACATGCTTTTCTTTTCCTGCGTCTTCCAAGTTTAGTGTTTGCCCGGAGCAGGGGGCGTATTTTCTGAGTACCCACCATGAACATCTGCAGCCGCCGTGTCTTCCTCTTCAGACTTGGATGGGACACTGGCTACGACCGACTCGTCCGTCTCTCGCTTTCCAGCCTCAGAGGCCCGTGAGTCTGGCGTGGGCGGAGTGTCTGCAGCGCCTACGTGGTGCTCTTCTGGCTGCTCCTCTGACTGCTGCTCCGCCACAGGGTGCGGCTCCGGTTGTGACTCCGGCTGCGACTCCGGCTGCTGAGTCACAGTGCCCTTGTTGGACTCCTCGGGTGTGATGGGCCTCGCAGAGGGTTGGGCTTTGTACAGACGATATGGAATGGCAGGCACGATGCGCGATCCGGGGCGGCCATGCTTCTGCGCAATGCCGCGACGTGCTGTGTCGGCCATGCTGGAGGCAAGTGCTGAGGAAGGCGCGAACGGAAAATGTGGAAGGAGCGACCGAGACTGCGGAAGCGGCTCCAGGTAATTGCAGCTTCAAGATTCTTGCCAATTAGCCTGGAGCGCCCTGGAATGGGAGATGTGTGCGGCGAGGGAATTGCGAAGTGGGGTTCGAGACGAGTCTGAGAAGTCCAGGCAGAGATGGAGAGGATGCCTTCCCCACCAATTTTAGCTGCAGCTCTGAGGTCATAGCGCTAGCTCCGTTTGTCAGCCTAGGCTGATGAGTCCTTGCCTTTGGCATCGCATCTCCGCTCTTCTTGCAAAGTAATCTTCTCTGCGTTATATGTCAAGTTTGTGAATTATAATGAGGCGGACTTCTTTTGGCCTCCATGTCGAGCTGGCGTGCCAATCGGGGCGAATAGACGACGAAAACGAACTACTTTACCATTGCCAGACCCAGCTATGTCACAAACTCCCCGGCGGGTATGGCAATTGAAGCTTTGTCCGAAATGACTCTGCGTGTTCTAACCGTGACTCTAACAAGTGTCATGAGCTCTTGCTCTTGCACCGTGAACTCCACTGGTGCACCTGCTTCATACACGACATCAACAAATCCACGGCCACTGTTCATTGTACCCTACACCTCTCCTATTCATTGTGCCCTAATTTTAAAACCTTGAACCTACAGACTCGCATCTTCTTTTCTCTTGTCACATATCTCTATCTCAGCATTTTCCCTCGTTGCGTTTGCAGCATGTTTCTAGGACAGCAGACTTCCTATCATGGCAGACTTCCAGCACGAAAGTATCCGCTTTCGCACCCATCTAAGGACTCTCGCTGTTCGGATTTTCGGTCACGTGACTCAGGGACGGACTTCACCAAGTATCACCTGACTACATGTCCTCATCAGCAAGAGTTCTTACCTAGCCGTATGTTGAAATTGTTTTCCATGTAAAGGTATGGGTCTGAAAGTATCATAGCAAACAGATTCAGCCTTCTAGCAGTGCCCGACCAATCGCCTACTGAGTCAAGATTGCCTTTTAACTTCACACTGCCTCCAGCAGGGACAGCGAAACGACGGTGTAAACGAGCCGGAAAGCAGCAGGGCTTCAAGACCTCAGCCGCGAGGAATCGAGGAGGGAATCAGTGTGGGGTTATCACCTTCTTGTTGGAGATGGAGGGGTTGCGACTCAGAGATAACGCGGCTGATCGAACTGAGAAAGCTGCAACTGCAAACCACGGTGGAATTTCACTGAAAGAAAAACTCGAGCCTGCATTTGAAGTTGCCAAGCCACATTGGGCACCGCAGTTACGACCTGACTCGCAACTCCCGAGATCTTCTTCTACGCGGTCAACGACAACTTTGGGCCAAGAGATATCAGAAAATGAGGCGCAACCATCTACCTTGGTCGAGACCCCCCACGTTCAAGAGAGCGAGTTGCGGATCGTACTGCCGGACTTACTTACTTGTAAAGATACATCGATACACTCCCCATCCAACACCAAGTCTGGTGAAGCAGAGAATCCGAAAGAAACTCCGAAGAATCCCGAGACCGCAATTGCTCTTGCATCAGATGCACAAAACGCGGCTGTGGCCGCCGCTTGCTGCGCACTTAAAACAAACGGCGTTGATCTCACTTCTGGGTCTCCATACAAGAGCTCGAATGCTCGTCGAGAAGATTTGATATTCTTCCCACCGTTAATACAAGCTACAAGTCCATCCTGTTACGCTGCCATGCCTTCCGCTAAGTTAGCCGCGACTACCATCTTCACGCCAGCTTCGACACATTCAACGTCGGTTGAAGAACCTCATCTTCATCACGAAATGGAAATGAAATACGAACAGTCGTCTTCAGAAGAGACTATCGTTCCATTACCAGCTTTAGGTCAGACTCCACGCCCGGGTACATACCCCTCGAGTATCGTCGTCGACGGTGAAGTCATCACCTTCGAACCAGGAAAGCTGGGACTCCGTTCACCCTCTGACCCTCCCTTCATCTGCCCTTGGCAGCGTTTCCCCTCCTCAGCTACCGAAGAGAGGTGTACCCGAAGCCAATCTCCTTCCTGTTTAATGGCAAGCCACCACAACAATGCTGCGGGTATCTGCCATCCACTGGGTGCTGTCGGTTTAGAAGGGCATGGAACTCCGTGCTGGTGTTTCGAATGCCTCAAATGCCACAAGCCATCCTATGGGGTAAACATCAGCCATTCTCCACCCGTACAGGCAGCTGGGATGAGCCATGGATCAATTGTCTGCACCCCCGAACCCAGTCTCGTTGGTGAAAGCATGGACGCAAATTCATCTCCGGAGTCCCGTCAATCATACATCCCAAAATTAAATGTCCCGATAACCGAAAACGCCGCCGCGGATTTCGTCATCATGGATGCCGATATCAGCACGTTTAATTTAGGCGGAGCAGTCACTGACGCGAACACAACCGTAGCTCCAACTACAGTTACATCGGCACCGGCGTCCACCACACTTGTCCAACGACCTGGATCCCCCACCTTGTACGATAGCGTTGAACCTGCAAGCGACTGCTCCAATATACCCCAACCAATCTCACAAGTCTCACTATCTGCTTCCGCTAAACTCTTATTCAACAAACCTTACCCAACTGTCACAGAATCGCTGCCAACAAAGCCATCTACCAGTCCCCAAGACATCAAGACAAACGTCGCCGTATTGCCCCGGACCCACATCCACAGCGAACATGACCACTCCTCCGATTACAGCATCATCAGCCTCAACGCCTCTGAACTAAGCTCTTGGAATCTGACCTGCCCGGTTGATTTCAGCAGCGttgatgacgacgatgagtaTGATGGGAGTGCAGATGAAGAGATTTCTTAGGCAGAGATACACATAGAGGATATGCTAGTTGACAAGTTGCGATGGTCTGTGGTTAAAGGTGTGGGTGAGCTGAAGATGACTATGCCTGAAACGGAGGAGTGGGAGATTTTAGAATGCTTTGGGTGAGCTTTTGGCGTTGATAGTGGTATTTGGGGAGGGCAACTGCTATACACTCACTGGGCTCGTGGATCTTCTATTTATTCTAGTCATTAGTTAGTCCGTTTTGGTCATTGGTATGGCTTTACGTGGGTAGCGATAGACATGAATGGCCCAGTTAACGATTTTACTCTTGTTAACATGTATCTGGTGTCGCGTGGTTCATCTGAAACACTATTGTAGAACACGACATTACAAGTGAATAGCCATTATGAGAAATCTCAAGACAACTAGATCTTCAACAACTAGCTAAAGAGTCTGACATTTGTTGTTGTGTTTTGTATAATAACTCAAAACA is a genomic window containing:
- a CDS encoding Tymo-45kd-70kd multi-domain protein, with the protein product MADTARRGIAQKHGRPGSRIVPAIPYRLYKAQPSARPITPEESNKGTVTQQPESQPESQPEPHPVAEQQSEEQPEEHHVGAADTPPTPDSRASEAGKRETDESVVASVPSKSEEEDTAAADVHDAGKEKHVNGHVEHAPTTTTESQATPKPAVNGVHRKLTIPSHLPPPFYPSNRTPPADVNGRTHSPLHRHQLSAGAVVFQSANVSPTIPITPQEPELDTNGQHSLARPPPGFGPPQLAPFFAGPVQHVSEAGAPWQLPPHTVAPPDTAYENGVEYRPSQFGAPNAYPNPYNGHFSPEEAAFAANGAITSHSQSPSKAHFGEVMPSSEHGEDQHAVSYQNGSAPPAEHLEQSPFELASYLSTQFGNPEFADFILQIRSPESILVSMPVHGIVVVRSPVIADAIRRSPAPSHRSRDARRLVDVLALDPFASRESLEEAVKVLYGAPLISAPTFLYGLTPYMYEADQVSPSNDAGRRMRQVLSYIAAARTLQMPSMQARGIEIARMLLRWDTVDQVLQYALQANLGSRSRADSQDTEDPFVAMLLNYALEFIAFTFPVDFKLYSIAPEFKETPRLPPLVEPRQSTHNPRLSKIRFGDAPPEDELQPSHATVVLSTILLSLPLPLIERLFNHRATANQIGWTGAVKILRDVVNERENRRKKVSRGQLKPAQGGTMSAVLLNNVFLEEHVEQVEPSPLHPSGHRLITKRVAGEV